The following proteins are co-located in the Haliotis asinina isolate JCU_RB_2024 chromosome 13, JCU_Hal_asi_v2, whole genome shotgun sequence genome:
- the LOC137259488 gene encoding tigger transposable element-derived protein 4-like, translated as MDQGIIHNLKVHYRKHVTAKYLAAIENKTETTVSVLEALRFLQLAWESVSQTTIRNCFRHAGFVSNTNIDVIDADNEDDPEDDIPLSDLVGRPITLMGYACVDEDLATCDPDSEDSIVDEVLDTRKPAPEKPNNDSDPESDTESDEIEPPTPTLAAAWTALDTLIRFVEARDT; from the coding sequence ATGGATCAGGGAATAATACACAACTTGAAGGTTCATTATCGGAAGCATGTGACTGCAAAATATCTAGCAGCaattgaaaacaaaactgaaacaactGTCAGTGTTCTTGAAGCACTTAGGTTCCTTCAGCTGGCATGGGAAAGTGTTTCACAAACAACAATTAGAAACTGTTTCCGACATGCAGGGTTTGTGAGTAACACAAACATCGACGTCATCGATGCTGACAACGAAGATGATCCCGAAGATGACATTCCCCTCAGCGATCTTGTCGGCCGACCCATCACCCTGATGGGCTATGCTTGTGTGGACGAGGACCTTGCTACGTGTGACCCGGACTCTGAAGATTCTATCGTGGATGAAGTTCTTGACACGAGAAAACCGGCGCCGGAGAAACCTAACAATGACAGCGATCCCGAGAGTGACACTgaatctgatgaaattgaaccacccacccctaCCCTAGCTGCAGCATGGACCGCCCTCGACACCCTTATCAGATTTGTGGAAGCACGTGACACGTGA